From one Spartobacteria bacterium genomic stretch:
- a CDS encoding type II toxin-antitoxin system RelE/ParE family toxin: MKTVRFLRPAEVELLGAAKYYELQAAGLGNEFLDKVDAALKDIREHPELCPIVKLNIRRRLVQRFPYVLLYRVDSDEIVIEATMHTKRRPDYWFVR; the protein is encoded by the coding sequence ATGAAAACAGTTCGTTTTCTTCGTCCTGCGGAAGTGGAGCTACTGGGTGCTGCGAAGTATTACGAGTTGCAGGCAGCCGGTCTTGGCAATGAATTTTTGGATAAGGTTGATGCCGCGCTCAAGGATATTCGCGAACACCCGGAGCTGTGTCCCATCGTCAAGTTGAACATACGTCGCCGTCTTGTACAGCGGTTCCCTTATGTCCTGTTGTATCGTGTTGATTCTGATGAGATTGTCATCGAAGCAACAATGCACACAAAGCGACGTCCGGATTATTGGTTCGTAAGATAG